From the Chloroflexota bacterium genome, one window contains:
- a CDS encoding CoA transferase, producing the protein MPVSALMRRLARIRPKLGESAADPEVVLGCRLCRSETEGGTHSTVRLSFPKGRTGVPMTQRGGFNTMAPTPQQRPLAGKRVLELGDFISVPFAARLLADAGADVLKIEPATGDTARRLGPFAGTPGLDTSAMFAYLNRGKRAIATDLTASASKQQRMRLLGRADVLIHDFAALEHSPLGISQEDLQKAYPGLVVISVTPFGQHGPYASWKADDLVLMAVSGIANCTPGFPDYASDLDAEPPLRSNGYIGEFIGGLSAAVGAMLGLLVKENTGRGCAVDLAKHEALASLMVWFTGVSGYSGNLVGRAQLKARQAPNHYLPCSDGWFVLVAFIDKHWKELVEIMGNPEWASRPEFATGPSRGTHWDELEPLIVSWLVEQRKNELFRKTQERGVPSAPLLSIREAFFNEQSADRGFLQGTGVKGDASGRLPGSAVVLNRERLHNAAPLPPFIKRPAQEVTDHWQEKAPDTRALQPKQGRGRTSASLPFEGIRVLDLGQMIAAPLAGQWMAQLGAEVVLLESRLNPNSRALGPFSGEPPNNSSIFNSVNRGKRSCTVNLRTQEGLALAKQLIASTDVVIENFSAGTLEKIGLGYETLRSIRPDIIVVSMSAFGSTGPWSRYSAFHTGVIASSGLAAITGYRDSHPRLVGSVLPDPVSALFVMLSVSQALFKRRLTGEGSKIDVSMVEAIQSLLPDAIASLSLTGQEPKTIGNWHAHKAPHNMFRADGPDSWVAISIGSQSEWAALCRAMGRPELMNAPRFKTEALRHRNQETLDAIITAWTKPQSRWAIAKHLQSQGVLCGPVFNEHDLISNEHLKARDFAIEDHHPVAGLHFTTGLAWHLSSGRPKTATPAPLLGADNDYVLMSLLGLGSERIEQLTKSQVIH; encoded by the coding sequence ATGCCTGTATCTGCTTTGATGCGCAGGCTTGCGCGCATCAGGCCGAAGCTGGGGGAATCGGCAGCCGATCCTGAAGTGGTTCTTGGCTGCCGACTCTGCCGAAGTGAAACGGAAGGTGGTACACACAGCACCGTTCGGCTATCCTTCCCCAAAGGCCGGACTGGGGTTCCTATGACCCAAAGGGGAGGCTTCAACACGATGGCACCCACTCCTCAGCAGCGCCCCTTAGCGGGCAAACGAGTCCTGGAGCTTGGCGACTTCATTTCCGTTCCGTTCGCCGCTCGCCTATTGGCGGATGCGGGCGCCGACGTGCTGAAGATCGAGCCTGCAACGGGCGATACAGCCCGGCGGCTTGGGCCGTTTGCCGGGACTCCCGGCTTGGATACCAGCGCCATGTTCGCCTATCTGAACCGAGGGAAGAGGGCGATTGCCACTGACCTGACGGCTTCAGCATCGAAACAGCAAAGGATGCGGCTTCTGGGCCGTGCCGACGTTCTTATCCATGACTTTGCCGCTCTTGAACATTCGCCTCTCGGCATCTCCCAGGAAGATCTGCAGAAGGCATACCCAGGACTGGTTGTCATCTCCGTAACTCCGTTCGGACAGCACGGCCCCTATGCCTCATGGAAGGCGGACGACCTTGTCCTGATGGCGGTGAGCGGCATCGCGAACTGCACGCCCGGCTTTCCGGACTACGCCTCGGATCTCGATGCCGAGCCTCCCCTGCGCTCCAACGGCTATATCGGCGAGTTCATCGGTGGACTCTCAGCCGCAGTCGGGGCCATGCTGGGCCTGCTCGTCAAGGAAAACACCGGGAGAGGGTGCGCCGTTGACTTGGCGAAGCATGAGGCGCTGGCCAGCCTGATGGTGTGGTTCACGGGAGTCTCCGGCTATAGCGGGAATCTCGTGGGGCGCGCTCAACTCAAGGCACGGCAGGCGCCGAACCACTATTTGCCGTGCTCGGACGGCTGGTTTGTCCTTGTCGCCTTCATTGATAAGCATTGGAAGGAACTGGTCGAGATCATGGGAAACCCCGAATGGGCGTCCAGGCCGGAGTTCGCAACCGGCCCCAGCCGGGGCACCCACTGGGATGAGCTTGAGCCGCTTATCGTCTCCTGGCTTGTTGAGCAACGGAAAAACGAGCTCTTTCGGAAAACGCAGGAACGGGGTGTGCCGTCTGCGCCACTCCTTTCCATCCGAGAGGCCTTCTTCAATGAGCAGAGCGCCGACCGGGGCTTCCTGCAGGGCACCGGCGTCAAAGGCGATGCCTCCGGGAGGCTGCCCGGCTCTGCTGTGGTGCTGAACAGGGAGCGCCTGCACAATGCCGCGCCGCTTCCGCCGTTCATCAAGAGGCCTGCGCAAGAAGTTACGGATCATTGGCAAGAGAAAGCACCGGATACACGGGCGCTCCAGCCAAAGCAGGGGAGGGGGCGAACATCGGCTTCTTTGCCTTTTGAAGGCATCCGGGTGCTGGACCTTGGCCAGATGATCGCGGCTCCCCTAGCCGGCCAGTGGATGGCTCAATTGGGGGCGGAAGTCGTCCTATTGGAGAGCCGCCTGAACCCGAACTCTCGAGCCCTCGGTCCATTCTCCGGTGAACCGCCGAACAACTCTTCGATCTTCAACTCGGTCAATCGCGGCAAGCGCTCCTGCACCGTGAATCTCCGCACGCAGGAAGGACTAGCCCTAGCCAAGCAGCTCATCGCATCTACCGATGTCGTCATAGAGAACTTCTCCGCAGGCACCCTGGAGAAGATCGGGTTGGGGTACGAGACGCTCCGCTCGATCCGGCCGGACATCATCGTCGTCTCCATGAGCGCCTTCGGAAGCACCGGCCCGTGGAGCAGATATTCCGCCTTCCATACCGGCGTAATCGCCTCTAGCGGACTGGCGGCGATTACCGGTTACCGGGACTCCCACCCGCGCCTGGTGGGAAGCGTCCTGCCGGATCCTGTCTCTGCGCTCTTCGTTATGCTGAGCGTTAGCCAAGCGCTGTTCAAGAGACGGTTAACAGGGGAAGGCTCGAAGATTGACGTCTCCATGGTGGAGGCGATCCAAAGTCTCTTGCCTGATGCGATAGCCTCCCTCTCACTGACCGGGCAGGAGCCGAAGACGATCGGCAACTGGCACGCGCACAAAGCGCCCCATAACATGTTCCGGGCCGATGGCCCGGATTCCTGGGTTGCCATCTCCATCGGCTCCCAATCGGAATGGGCGGCCCTGTGCCGCGCCATGGGGAGACCGGAGCTGATGAACGCCCCAAGGTTCAAGACCGAAGCGTTGCGGCACAGAAATCAGGAGACGCTCGATGCAATCATCACAGCCTGGACAAAGCCGCAAAGCCGGTGGGCCATCGCGAAGCATCTGCAAAGCCAGGGGGTGCTCTGCGGCCCGGTCTTCAACGAGCACGACCTGATTTCGAACGAGCACTTAAAGGCTCGGGACTTCGCCATCGAAGACCATCACCCTGTCGCAGGGCTTCATTTCACCACAGGCCTCGCCTGGCACCTGTCATCCGGCCGACCGAAGACCGCAACTCCCGCCCCTCTTCTGGGGGCGGATAACGACTATGTGCTCATGTCCCTCCTTGGCTTAGGGAGTGAGCGTATCGAGCAACTGACGAAAAGTCAGGTTATCCATTAA
- a CDS encoding SDR family oxidoreductase produces MHPIHLLSKQHTSEAAGCLAQRAKETTMAGRLAGKVAIITGGAQGIGLAGARMFLREGAHVVIADKNAEASETAMKELQTLGAVKSIVTDVRNPQQVEKMVAQAVAAFGKLDILYNNAGYSIVERVGAADVPLDVWHETIDVNLNGSFYCTKYALPHLIKNGGGSIMYTASVAVDGNVNQNAYAVGKGGLVPLMRTIAMQYLPDKVRVNLLVPGGTATPRLQQRYAAQGGFGPVYQSKGLLGINDPDDVAYAAVFLASDESRHITGQSLWIDSGFNLHYTPK; encoded by the coding sequence ATGCACCCCATCCATCTGCTTAGTAAGCAGCACACGAGCGAAGCTGCGGGCTGTTTGGCCCAAAGGGCAAAGGAGACGACTATGGCAGGGCGTTTGGCGGGCAAAGTCGCGATTATCACCGGGGGGGCGCAGGGCATCGGCCTTGCAGGGGCAAGGATGTTCCTGCGTGAAGGGGCGCATGTCGTCATCGCTGACAAGAATGCTGAGGCGAGCGAGACGGCGATGAAAGAGCTGCAAACCCTGGGTGCGGTCAAGTCCATTGTGACGGACGTCCGCAACCCGCAACAGGTGGAGAAGATGGTTGCCCAGGCCGTCGCCGCCTTCGGGAAGCTGGACATCCTCTATAACAACGCCGGGTATTCCATCGTGGAACGGGTCGGCGCCGCCGATGTGCCTCTGGACGTTTGGCATGAGACGATTGACGTGAACCTGAACGGTTCCTTCTACTGCACCAAGTACGCCCTGCCGCACCTGATCAAGAATGGCGGCGGCTCCATCATGTACACGGCCTCCGTCGCCGTGGACGGCAACGTCAATCAGAACGCCTATGCCGTGGGCAAAGGCGGCCTAGTGCCGCTGATGCGCACCATCGCGATGCAATACCTGCCCGACAAGGTCCGGGTGAATCTCCTGGTACCAGGAGGCACAGCAACGCCGCGACTCCAACAGCGGTACGCCGCTCAAGGAGGCTTCGGCCCGGTCTACCAGTCCAAAGGCCTGCTGGGGATAAACGACCCGGACGATGTGGCCTACGCCGCCGTCTTCCTAGCCTCGGACGAATCGCGGCACATCACCGGGCAATCCCTATGGATAGATTCCGGCTTTAACCTCCACTACACGCCCAAGTAG
- a CDS encoding SDR family oxidoreductase — protein sequence MPTFAPDALAGKVAIVTGGGTGIGRAIALEFAKVGADIVLASRKVENLEKVAAEVRGLGQKALVAQCDVRERAQVEAMTAAAVKEFKRIDVLVNNAAGNFNVPAEGLSQNGWNAVVRIVLDGTWNCSQAVGKEMIAAKKGGVIINITSNTPLTGSPGNVHSASAKGGVVAMAHTLALEWARHGIRVMCVAPGQTETEGVRQQLWQNPDSDRKYLQAIPAGRYAKPEEVAYACIFVASAAGAYLTGSTIYVDGGSTLVSVPASVRIHEARGDANG from the coding sequence ATGCCGACGTTTGCTCCAGACGCCCTGGCCGGGAAGGTGGCCATCGTCACCGGCGGCGGCACCGGCATCGGGCGCGCCATTGCTTTGGAGTTCGCCAAAGTTGGGGCCGACATTGTCCTTGCCAGTCGCAAAGTGGAGAACCTGGAGAAGGTAGCCGCAGAAGTGCGGGGCCTAGGACAAAAGGCTCTTGTGGCCCAGTGCGACGTTCGGGAGCGCGCACAGGTGGAGGCGATGACGGCGGCGGCGGTGAAGGAGTTCAAGCGCATAGACGTCTTGGTGAATAATGCCGCCGGGAACTTCAACGTTCCGGCGGAGGGCCTCTCCCAGAACGGGTGGAACGCCGTGGTGCGCATCGTCCTTGACGGCACGTGGAACTGCTCCCAGGCCGTCGGCAAGGAGATGATCGCTGCCAAAAAGGGAGGCGTCATCATTAATATCACCTCCAACACGCCCCTCACCGGCTCGCCTGGGAACGTTCATTCGGCCTCTGCCAAAGGCGGCGTGGTGGCCATGGCGCACACCCTGGCGCTGGAGTGGGCCAGGCACGGCATCCGCGTGATGTGCGTGGCGCCGGGGCAGACGGAGACGGAGGGCGTCCGGCAGCAATTGTGGCAGAACCCGGATTCGGACAGGAAGTACCTGCAGGCGATCCCGGCGGGTCGTTACGCCAAGCCGGAAGAGGTTGCCTACGCCTGCATCTTTGTGGCTTCCGCCGCGGGCGCCTACCTGACGGGCAGCACGATCTATGTTGACGGCGGCTCAACTCTTGTGAGCGTGCCCGCCTCCGTGCGCATCCATGAGGCGCGCGGGGATGCAAACGGGTAA
- a CDS encoding carboxymuconolactone decarboxylase family protein produces the protein MRYEPLKPSSYESLAPHFGEFTRNVPFGDIWERPQLTKRERSLNTLAALMAMGKTPQIYGHVQGAQANGVKKEEIGEVFMHLAVYCGWPAAINAFDAAKEALDAPQAKRPA, from the coding sequence ATGCGTTATGAACCGCTGAAGCCCTCCTCCTACGAATCGCTCGCCCCGCACTTCGGCGAGTTCACCCGCAATGTCCCTTTTGGCGATATCTGGGAGCGCCCTCAGCTCACCAAGCGTGAGCGGAGCCTCAATACCCTAGCGGCGCTGATGGCGATGGGCAAAACCCCGCAGATCTACGGCCACGTCCAGGGGGCCCAAGCTAACGGCGTGAAGAAGGAGGAGATCGGAGAGGTCTTCATGCATCTCGCCGTCTATTGTGGCTGGCCCGCCGCCATCAACGCTTTTGACGCAGCCAAAGAAGCCCTTGACGCCCCGCAGGCCAAGCGCCCGGCATAA
- a CDS encoding NAD-dependent epimerase/dehydratase family protein, translating into MTVIITGRTGFIGSHIARHLVKRRGAAKVVLFDANPNHPRVADIEKNVVIVHGDLQEPMDLLQTMRAHDVERVAHLAYAIGSLANANPPRFVSIDAVGTTNVFEAARIHGVKRVVYASSLGVYPTSNAVESKAALEDEFPKPNTIYGACKVLNEVTAEVYRTQFGLDTIGIRLPRVFGHERLSRNLGSASMWGDVPGMVALGRPAELPPLNQLVDWVHVEDAA; encoded by the coding sequence ATGACCGTGATAATCACAGGCAGGACGGGATTCATCGGCTCCCACATCGCCAGGCATCTTGTGAAAAGGCGCGGCGCAGCAAAGGTCGTTCTCTTTGATGCGAATCCTAACCATCCCAGGGTTGCGGACATCGAAAAGAACGTCGTCATCGTCCATGGCGACCTGCAGGAGCCGATGGATCTGTTGCAAACCATGCGCGCCCACGATGTTGAGCGCGTTGCCCATCTGGCCTACGCCATCGGTTCCCTTGCAAATGCCAACCCGCCGCGCTTTGTGAGTATTGACGCCGTAGGCACCACTAACGTCTTTGAGGCGGCGCGCATCCATGGGGTCAAGCGCGTTGTCTATGCCAGCTCCCTGGGCGTCTATCCCACAAGCAACGCAGTGGAATCGAAGGCAGCCTTAGAAGATGAATTCCCGAAGCCGAACACGATCTACGGCGCATGCAAGGTGCTTAATGAAGTAACGGCGGAGGTCTACCGTACGCAGTTCGGCCTGGACACCATCGGCATCCGACTGCCGAGGGTCTTCGGCCACGAGCGCCTTTCGCGGAACCTCGGCTCCGCCTCTATGTGGGGCGATGTTCCCGGGATGGTTGCGCTGGGCCGGCCGGCTGAGCTGCCGCCTCTGAACCAGCTTGTGGACTGGGTGCATGTTGAAGACGCTGCATAG
- a CDS encoding aquaporin, with amino-acid sequence MEELKKPETMRAICAEAVGTFIFIFLVLGTAVASANVTGGGMDAARLLTISLAFGISIAAVVAATARISGGHINPAVTFAALLTGKIGKEKAVAYVLAQLVGAVIAAGLVRILIPAVMEYELGANSIGQAARAEGFTELRGFGMEVVLTFMFVWVIFAVAVDKRGPGFPIAPIAIGLTLAVVHLVGIPFTTVSVNPARTFGPALIGGEWNAHWIYWLGPLIGAAIAGVTYQYMFGERGKAPGG; translated from the coding sequence ATGGAGGAGTTGAAGAAACCGGAGACGATGCGCGCGATCTGTGCGGAAGCCGTTGGGACGTTCATCTTCATCTTCCTTGTGCTGGGAACGGCTGTTGCCTCGGCCAACGTAACGGGCGGCGGGATGGATGCGGCGCGTCTGCTGACGATTTCCCTGGCCTTCGGCATCTCAATCGCGGCCGTCGTCGCGGCGACGGCGCGGATCTCCGGAGGGCATATCAACCCGGCCGTGACTTTTGCGGCGCTTCTCACAGGGAAGATCGGCAAAGAGAAGGCGGTCGCCTATGTCCTGGCGCAGCTGGTGGGCGCAGTCATCGCCGCAGGTCTTGTCCGGATACTGATTCCTGCGGTGATGGAGTATGAGCTTGGGGCGAATTCCATCGGCCAAGCGGCGCGGGCGGAGGGCTTCACAGAGCTTCGCGGCTTTGGGATGGAAGTCGTCCTCACCTTCATGTTCGTTTGGGTCATCTTCGCCGTAGCTGTGGACAAGCGCGGCCCGGGTTTTCCCATAGCGCCCATCGCCATCGGCCTTACTCTGGCCGTGGTGCACCTGGTGGGCATCCCGTTCACAACAGTCTCGGTGAACCCTGCGCGCACCTTCGGCCCGGCGCTTATCGGAGGCGAATGGAACGCGCACTGGATCTACTGGCTCGGCCCGCTCATCGGCGCCGCGATCGCGGGAGTGACGTACCAGTACATGTTCGGGGAACGGGGGAAGGCGCCCGGCGGTTAA
- a CDS encoding ABC transporter substrate-binding protein: protein MRWVTVGVAGAALLALVTLLFGCASADASTEATRVRVGYFPNVTHAQALIGLSRGDFQQALGPGVKTLEKRFNAGPAVIEALFAGELDLAYVGPSPAINGYVNSGGEALRIIAGSASGGAALVVRKDAGIHSASDLKGKRIASPQLGNSQDVALRWYLKQEGFKTKDRGGSVTVLPAKNPDIFTLFRDRRIDGAWVPEPWASRLIAEAGGELFLDERELWPEGEFANTILIARSGFLKRNPNLVKRWLAAHVEVTTWLNGHPQEAQSLVIRVIHRLTGVSLNPAIVADSFDRLTFTHDPIAASISQVAERNHTLGFFTSKPTVAGITDLNPLNAVLREQALPEVR from the coding sequence ATCAGATGGGTGACCGTTGGAGTGGCAGGCGCCGCTCTGCTGGCCCTCGTCACCCTCCTCTTTGGCTGCGCCTCAGCGGACGCCTCAACAGAGGCCACACGAGTTCGCGTCGGCTATTTCCCCAACGTGACGCACGCCCAGGCGCTGATTGGACTGAGCCGGGGAGACTTTCAACAGGCTCTTGGACCGGGAGTCAAGACTTTAGAGAAGCGCTTCAATGCCGGCCCCGCCGTCATCGAAGCGCTGTTCGCGGGGGAGCTTGATCTGGCCTATGTTGGGCCAAGCCCCGCCATCAACGGGTACGTCAACTCAGGTGGAGAGGCCCTTCGCATCATCGCAGGCTCTGCGAGCGGCGGCGCGGCGCTCGTGGTGCGCAAGGATGCGGGCATCCATAGCGCGAGCGACCTGAAGGGAAAGCGCATCGCCTCTCCACAGCTCGGCAACTCACAGGATGTGGCCCTGCGCTGGTACCTGAAGCAGGAAGGTTTCAAGACAAAGGACCGGGGCGGCAGTGTGACGGTCCTCCCGGCCAAGAACCCGGATATCTTCACCCTCTTCCGCGATAGGCGCATTGACGGCGCTTGGGTGCCTGAGCCCTGGGCATCGCGCCTCATCGCTGAGGCCGGGGGTGAGCTCTTTCTGGACGAGCGCGAGCTATGGCCTGAGGGCGAGTTCGCTAACACCATCCTTATTGCCCGCTCGGGATTCCTGAAGCGGAACCCAAATCTAGTGAAGCGCTGGCTCGCCGCCCATGTGGAAGTCACCACTTGGCTCAACGGCCACCCGCAAGAGGCGCAGTCCCTCGTCATCCGCGTGATCCATCGCCTCACAGGTGTCAGCTTGAATCCCGCTATCGTCGCCGATAGCTTCGACCGCCTCACCTTCACCCACGACCCCATCGCCGCCAGCATCTCCCAGGTGGCCGAGCGCAACCACACCCTTGGCTTTTTCACGTCAAAGCCAACGGTCGCCGGGATAACCGATCTCAACCCCCTCAACGCCGTCTTACGCGAGCAAGCTCTGCCGGAGGTGCGCTAG
- a CDS encoding ABC transporter ATP-binding protein: MATQRNGSNGNGTPKLSFRNVVKSFEGERQNTLALSGFDLDVYPSEFVCLVGPSGCGKTTALNLAAGFIRPDSGHVLLDGKPIERPGPDRAMVFQEHALFPWMTVRKNLEFALEMIKKPKTERTIVTNFYLKLVHLDAFADSYIHELSGGMKQRVQIARSLALAPAVYLMDEPFAALDALTRDELYDEIQRILAQTKQTVLFITHNIREAVILGDRVVVMGGAQPGRIRSDFTVDLPRPRSFESPGVSDLISKTMAVLKAEPGAAEESLHG, encoded by the coding sequence ATGGCAACCCAGCGCAACGGCAGCAACGGCAACGGTACGCCGAAACTCAGCTTCCGCAACGTCGTGAAGTCCTTTGAGGGGGAACGGCAGAACACCCTCGCCCTCTCCGGCTTCGATCTGGATGTTTATCCCAGCGAGTTCGTCTGCCTTGTGGGGCCATCCGGCTGCGGCAAGACCACAGCCCTCAACCTCGCCGCAGGCTTCATCCGGCCGGATAGCGGCCATGTGCTTTTGGACGGCAAGCCCATCGAACGGCCCGGTCCCGATCGCGCCATGGTCTTTCAAGAGCATGCCCTCTTTCCATGGATGACCGTGCGGAAGAATCTGGAGTTCGCCCTGGAGATGATCAAGAAGCCGAAGACGGAGCGAACCATCGTGACGAACTTTTACCTGAAGCTCGTTCACCTGGACGCCTTTGCCGATAGCTACATCCACGAGCTCTCCGGCGGCATGAAGCAGCGCGTCCAGATCGCACGCTCTTTGGCTCTGGCGCCCGCCGTCTACCTGATGGACGAGCCCTTTGCCGCGCTGGACGCCCTCACTCGCGATGAGCTCTACGACGAGATCCAGCGCATCCTGGCCCAGACCAAACAGACCGTCCTCTTCATCACGCATAACATCCGCGAGGCCGTCATCCTGGGCGATCGCGTAGTGGTCATGGGCGGCGCGCAACCCGGCAGGATACGCAGCGATTTCACGGTAGACCTCCCGCGCCCGCGCAGCTTCGAATCGCCCGGTGTGAGCGATCTGATCTCCAAGACGATGGCCGTCTTGAAAGCCGAGCCCGGCGCTGCGGAGGAATCGCTTCATGGGTAG
- a CDS encoding ABC transporter permease, protein MVQEPKETLPAKPRSHWRGWRGVFISLAFLAALGLVWEGIVRAGIWPSYSLPSPATVLDRLWVGIKNNTIPIAIGSSMKRMIVGYAIAVVIGIVLGMVIARYELAERTIGLVVSGLQSLPSITWLPLALIWFGLNDRAIIFVVIMGSLLAVSQAAADGVRNIPPLYLRTARNLGASGPTLFIRVIFPASLPSLITGMKLGWAFAWRALMAAELLFITPGLGHLLEVGREFNDTARVIAVMAVIVFLGIVVDRLVFSPAEKVVRKRWGLTGLQA, encoded by the coding sequence ATGGTCCAAGAGCCCAAAGAGACCCTGCCGGCCAAGCCTCGCTCCCATTGGCGCGGTTGGCGTGGCGTCTTCATCTCCCTCGCGTTCCTCGCCGCTCTGGGGCTCGTGTGGGAGGGCATCGTCCGCGCGGGCATCTGGCCCTCCTATTCGCTTCCTTCCCCCGCCACCGTGCTTGACCGCCTCTGGGTCGGAATCAAGAACAATACCATCCCCATCGCCATCGGCAGCAGCATGAAGCGGATGATTGTCGGCTATGCCATCGCCGTTGTTATCGGCATCGTCCTGGGCATGGTGATCGCCCGCTATGAGCTGGCGGAACGCACCATCGGCCTTGTGGTCTCCGGCCTGCAGTCGCTCCCCAGCATCACCTGGCTCCCTCTGGCGCTTATCTGGTTCGGCCTAAACGACCGCGCCATCATCTTTGTCGTCATCATGGGCTCCCTTCTGGCGGTAAGCCAGGCCGCCGCCGATGGCGTCCGCAACATCCCCCCGCTCTACCTCAGGACAGCCCGCAACTTGGGCGCAAGCGGCCCCACGTTATTCATACGGGTTATCTTTCCTGCCTCGCTTCCGAGTTTGATTACAGGCATGAAGCTCGGCTGGGCCTTTGCCTGGCGGGCCCTGATGGCCGCTGAACTGCTCTTCATCACCCCCGGGTTGGGCCATCTGTTGGAAGTGGGCCGGGAATTCAACGATACCGCCCGGGTTATCGCCGTCATGGCGGTCATCGTCTTCCTCGGCATCGTCGTGGATCGCCTCGTCTTCTCGCCTGCTGAAAAAGTCGTTCGCAAGCGCTGGGGCCTCACGGGCCTCCAGGCCTAA
- a CDS encoding bifunctional sulfate adenylyltransferase/adenylylsulfate kinase, with amino-acid sequence MSGKATTADGLVAPHGGALRNLVADASKAAALKKEALALPSWDLTARQVCDIEMLLNGAFSPLAGFLGEQSYLRVCKEMRLASGALWPMPITLDVTEEFSSKLTKGQKIALRHPEGMVLAVMTVGDMWKPDREQEALRVFGTKDTLHPGVFTLLKQSNPVYLGGPIEGIELPPQYTFNELRHTPTELRALFQKRGWRNIVAFQTRNPMHRAHVTLTQRALEVSKADALLLHPVVGMTKPGDVDYFSRVRCYQAIMPYYPEQRRALSLLPLAMRMGGPREALWHAIIRKNYGANHFIVGRDHAGPGNDSTGKPFYGPYDAQTLTQKHQAELGMTIHMFEEMVYLENQKTYVPRSEVPTGAKIGNVSGTELRNLLNSGGDIPEWFSYKEVVQELRRTYPPKAAQGFTVFFTGLPSSGKSTVANALLAKLMERSGRPVTLLDGDHVRKMLSSELGFSKEHRDLNIRRIGYVASEITKHRGIAICAPIAPYASIRREVREMIAQYGAFVEVYVSTPVEVCETRDRKGLYAKARAGLMKGFTGVDDPYEVPEKPEITLDTSKLHVKDSVQKVVDYLKAQGLLEA; translated from the coding sequence ATGTCTGGCAAAGCAACAACGGCTGACGGGCTGGTGGCCCCACACGGCGGCGCCCTCAGGAACCTGGTGGCGGATGCCTCCAAGGCCGCGGCGCTGAAGAAAGAGGCTTTGGCCCTCCCAAGCTGGGACCTGACGGCAAGGCAGGTCTGCGATATCGAGATGCTCCTCAACGGCGCCTTCTCCCCCCTTGCAGGCTTCCTTGGGGAGCAGTCCTACCTGCGGGTCTGCAAAGAGATGCGCCTCGCCTCCGGCGCCCTGTGGCCTATGCCCATCACGCTGGATGTGACGGAGGAGTTCTCGAGCAAACTCACCAAAGGGCAAAAGATCGCCCTGCGCCATCCGGAAGGCATGGTCCTGGCCGTTATGACCGTCGGCGATATGTGGAAGCCGGATCGCGAGCAAGAGGCCCTCCGGGTCTTCGGCACCAAAGACACCCTGCACCCCGGCGTCTTCACCCTGCTCAAGCAGAGCAACCCCGTCTACCTCGGCGGGCCCATCGAAGGCATCGAGCTGCCGCCGCAGTACACCTTCAATGAACTGCGCCACACCCCGACGGAGCTGCGCGCCCTCTTCCAGAAGCGCGGCTGGCGCAATATCGTCGCCTTCCAGACGCGCAACCCCATGCACCGCGCCCACGTGACCCTCACCCAGCGCGCGCTGGAAGTCTCCAAGGCCGATGCCCTGCTCTTGCATCCCGTCGTCGGCATGACCAAGCCGGGCGATGTGGACTACTTCTCCCGCGTGCGCTGCTATCAGGCCATCATGCCCTACTACCCGGAGCAGAGGCGCGCCCTCAGCCTCCTGCCCCTCGCCATGCGCATGGGCGGCCCCCGCGAGGCTCTCTGGCACGCCATCATCCGGAAGAACTACGGCGCCAACCATTTCATCGTGGGGCGGGACCATGCAGGCCCGGGCAACGACTCTACAGGCAAGCCCTTCTACGGCCCCTATGACGCCCAGACGCTCACCCAGAAGCATCAGGCCGAGCTCGGCATGACCATCCACATGTTTGAAGAGATGGTCTACTTGGAGAACCAGAAGACTTACGTCCCCCGCTCGGAAGTGCCTACGGGCGCCAAGATCGGCAACGTCTCCGGCACGGAGCTGCGCAACCTCCTCAACAGCGGCGGCGATATCCCGGAGTGGTTCTCCTACAAGGAAGTAGTCCAGGAGCTGCGGCGCACCTACCCGCCGAAGGCCGCCCAAGGCTTCACCGTCTTCTTCACCGGCCTGCCCAGCTCCGGCAAGTCCACAGTCGCCAACGCCTTGCTGGCCAAGCTCATGGAGCGCAGCGGCAGGCCCGTCACCCTGCTGGACGGCGACCACGTCCGCAAGATGCTCTCCAGCGAGCTGGGCTTCTCCAAGGAGCACCGCGACCTGAATATCCGCCGCATCGGCTATGTGGCGAGCGAGATAACCAAGCATCGCGGCATAGCCATCTGCGCCCCCATCGCGCCCTACGCCTCCATCCGCCGCGAGGTGCGGGAGATGATCGCCCAGTACGGCGCCTTTGTGGAGGTCTACGTCTCCACCCCCGTTGAAGTCTGCGAGACCCGGGACCGCAAGGGGCTCTACGCCAAGGCCCGCGCGGGTCTCATGAAGGGCTTCACCGGCGTGGACGACCCCTACGAAGTGCCGGAGAAACCCGAAATCACCCTCGATACGTCTAAACTGCATGTGAAGGATTCCGTCCAGAAGGTCGTTGATTACCTGAAGGCCCAGGGCTTGTTGGAGGCCTAG